In Campylobacter sp. 2014D-0216, the following proteins share a genomic window:
- a CDS encoding multidrug effflux MFS transporter produces MQKHTQIKGFEKLKLIFILGFLSAIAPLSTDMYLPALNQVEQSFHTNSFFTQLSLASFFIAFSLGQLFYGPLSDVYGRKKPLYIGLFIFISSSIACVLVDSIHAFIALRFFEALGGCVGVVVARAIVNDVFDLKEAAGVYALMMVFTSLAPMLSPTFGGILLEFFSWRSIFLTLFVLGFILFLLVIFVLKESNHNTQGKTFNHKAVIKSYKKVLKDRRFVVYLLCGNLIFAGFFAYLTGSSFVFTRVFGLSEQQYAALFGAHALSFVICANINARIVRRFSPYYVLPKAFTMITFFTFVLILGATFDLGFWAFEIPLCLIIASLGFILPNTTTLAMARSKQHAGSASALLGATQFAMAGVMAFFVSLLNANTPIFLSVILGTCTFLSLVSYLRLTNKRKLNKIKKKLSAMSRT; encoded by the coding sequence ATGCAAAAACACACACAAATCAAAGGTTTTGAAAAACTTAAACTCATTTTTATCTTAGGATTTTTATCTGCCATAGCACCACTTTCTACTGATATGTATCTACCCGCTTTAAACCAAGTAGAGCAAAGTTTTCATACTAATTCTTTTTTTACCCAACTTTCTCTTGCAAGTTTTTTTATCGCCTTTTCTTTAGGGCAACTTTTTTATGGGCCTTTAAGTGATGTGTATGGAAGAAAAAAACCTTTATATATAGGACTTTTTATTTTTATTTCTTCTAGTATCGCCTGTGTTTTAGTGGACTCAATCCACGCTTTTATAGCTTTGCGTTTTTTTGAAGCCTTAGGAGGTTGTGTGGGTGTAGTTGTAGCAAGAGCTATCGTAAATGATGTTTTTGATCTTAAAGAAGCCGCTGGGGTTTATGCTTTGATGATGGTTTTTACCTCACTAGCTCCTATGCTTTCTCCTACCTTTGGTGGAATTTTGCTAGAGTTTTTTTCTTGGCGTAGTATATTTTTGACACTATTTGTCTTAGGTTTTATTTTATTTTTGCTTGTTATTTTTGTTTTAAAAGAAAGCAACCACAACACCCAAGGTAAAACATTCAACCATAAAGCAGTGATAAAAAGCTACAAAAAAGTCTTAAAAGATCGCCGTTTTGTGGTGTATTTACTTTGCGGTAATTTAATCTTTGCGGGATTTTTTGCGTATTTGACAGGGTCATCTTTTGTTTTTACTCGTGTTTTTGGACTTAGCGAACAACAATATGCTGCTTTATTTGGTGCTCATGCGTTAAGCTTTGTCATCTGTGCTAATATCAACGCAAGAATTGTGCGTCGATTTTCTCCTTATTATGTTTTACCTAAAGCTTTTACGATGATCACGTTTTTTACCTTTGTGCTGATTTTAGGAGCGACTTTTGATCTAGGTTTTTGGGCTTTTGAAATTCCTTTATGTTTGATCATAGCAAGCTTGGGTTTTATTTTACCCAACACCACTACCCTAGCCATGGCAAGATCTAAACAACACGCAGGAAGTGCCTCTGCACTCTTAGGCGCAACACAATTTGCCATGGCAGGAGTGATGGCATTTTTTGTCAGTCTTTTAAATGCAAATACACCTATATTTTTATCAGTTATTTTAGGAACTTGCACATTTTTATCTTTAGTTTCGTATTTAAGATTAACCAATAAAAGAAAGTTAAATAAAATCAAAAAGAAGTTAAGTGCGATGTCTCGCACTTAA
- a CDS encoding iron-sulfur cluster biogenesis protein NfuA: MPFSDEELIEPVKASLAKTMHILENDGGGLDFLGVKNGVVYVKLTGACHGCPASGTTLKYGLEKQLKIDIHPDITIVNLAGGESEFAKL, encoded by the coding sequence ATGCCTTTTAGTGATGAGGAGTTGATCGAGCCTGTCAAAGCAAGTTTAGCTAAAACTATGCATATTTTAGAAAATGATGGTGGCGGGCTTGATTTTTTAGGGGTTAAAAATGGTGTAGTATATGTTAAATTAACCGGTGCATGTCATGGCTGTCCAGCTAGCGGAACGACTTTAAAATACGGTTTGGAAAAACAGCTTAAAATCGACATACACCCAGATATTACCATAGTAAATTTAGCAGGTGGAGAAAGCGAATTTGCAAAATTATAA
- a CDS encoding histidine kinase, producing the protein MQNYKKIAIECFYNKDFKNAKMYFSLAYEKRKNKRLLTFINICDLALKSPEEAFVFFEFFMQNYKNTKVDKDIEKLINLSQSVQFEEDSEDFEGLSYQDFLLSEAKVGFKQALENVIISNKLIINDKEDFVDFLEKLLEHGYKDMLVAYMEDVSAHFYSNYRFIKLSEKIKELNYGSKD; encoded by the coding sequence TTGCAAAATTATAAAAAAATAGCCATAGAATGTTTTTATAATAAAGACTTTAAAAATGCCAAGATGTATTTTTCTCTTGCGTATGAAAAACGCAAAAACAAAAGACTTTTAACCTTTATCAATATTTGCGATTTGGCCTTAAAAAGCCCTGAAGAGGCGTTTGTGTTTTTTGAATTTTTTATGCAAAATTACAAAAACACTAAGGTTGATAAGGATATTGAAAAACTTATTAATCTTAGTCAAAGCGTACAATTTGAAGAAGATAGCGAGGATTTTGAAGGTTTGAGTTATCAAGACTTTTTGCTGAGTGAAGCAAAAGTTGGGTTTAAACAGGCATTAGAAAATGTTATAATATCTAATAAGCTTATTATCAACGACAAAGAAGATTTTGTGGATTTTTTAGAAAAGCTTTTAGAACATGGCTATAAAGATATGCTTGTTGCCTATATGGAAGATGTTTCGGCGCATTTTTATTCAAATTATAGGTTTATTAAACTGAGTGAGAAAATCAAGGAATTAAACTATGGTAGTAAAGATTGA
- a CDS encoding UDP-N-acetylmuramoyl-L-alanyl-D-glutamate--2,6-diaminopimelate ligase — protein sequence MVVKIDNTFICDNSNECEKGCYFLKTAQNEKFLQQALEKEAKVISVDEAKKLLNIDENIQIIGITGTNGKTTTAGAIYSILLDLGYKCALMGTRGSYINDKKVSPKGLTTAPILQTLELLSLASKEKCDFLVMEVSSHALVQKRIEGLEFKAKIFTNITQDHLDFHQNFENYQAAKESFFTDESMKFINKDAKAICFNVKGAFTYGVENPSYYHIKAYALKNGIEAVVNFGKDTFMIDSSLVGLFNLYNLLAASACVNELVKPNLKELEKAISNFGGIEGRMQVVAKDVIVDFAHTPDGIEKVLDALKYRDLIVVFGAGGNRDKTKRPLMAKIAKHYAKKLIITSDNPRFEEPMDIISDILSGVEQDESILVECDRKEAIKKALEFKTKDEFVVILGKGDETYQEIKGVQYPFNDKEVVLEILNEGK from the coding sequence ATGGTAGTAAAGATTGATAACACTTTCATTTGTGATAATTCTAACGAATGTGAAAAAGGGTGTTATTTTTTAAAAACTGCACAAAATGAAAAATTTCTTCAGCAAGCCTTAGAAAAAGAAGCAAAGGTCATTAGTGTTGATGAGGCTAAAAAGCTTTTAAATATCGATGAAAATATCCAAATCATAGGCATTACAGGAACCAATGGTAAAACAACCACTGCGGGTGCGATTTATTCTATTTTGCTTGATTTGGGTTATAAATGTGCTTTGATGGGAACTAGGGGAAGTTACATCAATGATAAAAAAGTAAGCCCCAAAGGCTTAACCACTGCTCCTATTTTGCAAACTTTGGAGCTTTTGTCTTTAGCTAGTAAAGAAAAGTGTGATTTTTTAGTCATGGAAGTAAGTTCGCATGCTTTGGTGCAAAAGCGTATCGAGGGACTTGAGTTTAAGGCTAAAATTTTTACCAATATCACGCAAGATCATTTGGATTTTCATCAAAATTTTGAAAATTACCAGGCTGCAAAGGAAAGTTTTTTCACTGATGAAAGCATGAAATTTATCAACAAAGATGCAAAAGCTATTTGTTTTAATGTTAAAGGTGCTTTTACTTATGGGGTGGAAAATCCAAGTTATTATCACATCAAAGCTTATGCTTTAAAAAATGGCATAGAAGCTGTGGTAAATTTTGGCAAAGACACTTTTATGATCGATTCTTCTTTAGTGGGGCTTTTTAATCTTTACAATCTTTTAGCTGCGAGTGCTTGTGTAAATGAACTTGTAAAGCCAAATTTAAAAGAACTAGAAAAAGCCATTAGTAATTTTGGTGGCATTGAAGGCAGAATGCAAGTGGTTGCCAAAGATGTGATCGTGGATTTTGCGCATACACCAGATGGTATAGAAAAGGTTTTAGATGCTTTAAAATACCGTGATTTGATTGTAGTGTTTGGAGCGGGTGGAAATAGAGATAAAACCAAGCGTCCTTTAATGGCAAAAATCGCAAAACATTATGCTAAAAAACTTATCATCACAAGTGATAATCCTCGCTTTGAAGAACCTATGGATATCATTAGTGATATTTTAAGTGGTGTAGAACAAGATGAAAGCATTTTAGTAGAATGTGATAGAAAAGAAGCGATTAAAAAAGCTTTAGAGTTTAAAACTAAAGATGAATTTGTCGTGATTTTGGGTAAGGGAGATGAAACCTACCAAGAGATCAAAGGCGTGCAATACCCTTTTAATGATAAAGAAGTGGTATTAGAGATATTAAACGAAGGAAAATAA
- a CDS encoding YbaB/EbfC family nucleoid-associated protein yields the protein MFENMDFSKMGELLTKAQEKANELEQEALKKEFSAKSGGGLVKVSANGKGEIIDVNIDDSLLEDKESMQILLIAAMNDVLKMVEQNKKSMASNLFSGMGML from the coding sequence ATGTTTGAAAATATGGATTTTTCTAAAATGGGCGAGCTTTTAACTAAGGCTCAAGAAAAGGCAAATGAATTAGAGCAAGAAGCTTTAAAAAAAGAATTTAGCGCAAAAAGTGGCGGTGGCTTAGTCAAAGTTAGCGCAAATGGAAAAGGGGAAATTATCGATGTGAATATTGATGATTCTTTGCTTGAAGATAAAGAGTCAATGCAAATTTTATTGATTGCTGCGATGAATGATGTGCTAAAAATGGTAGAACAAAATAAAAAATCAATGGCTAGTAATTTATTTAGTGGGATGGGAATGCTATGA
- a CDS encoding DUF7488 domain-containing protein: MRILLCILGMACVLFAVPRPTFNDFLGCYEKNKASMLNYEGLPAFALNENTLAVVKTQNAKLNSYTKYDPFLNLYLVKTDFSLIPAPMGNEEELTRNSWVGILDHNKSYIGHLKYFGQNLTERDQLDFTSKIGELNSPCCKMLGITLDNGKLIGNRYLKHFAKYPDVYWGDIGVDFDMRDGKIYVKNVRKNGQFLLNDELVSVDGQVYDDLRKLNEKILFADRGATLYFNMLRDNKDVNISTVVFDKDLGVFAKPKKVAPVKPTSFYSNLGLRVDTKMNVIEVIPNSKAQMAGFMKGDKILRVNNQKINNFNDFQAILAQANAFDVLVSRQATNIPSAINNDFEHFNKGYFDFFIRLNK; this comes from the coding sequence ATGAGAATTTTACTTTGTATTTTAGGTATGGCTTGTGTGCTTTTTGCTGTGCCAAGACCGACTTTTAATGATTTTTTAGGGTGTTATGAGAAAAACAAAGCAAGTATGTTAAACTATGAGGGTTTGCCTGCTTTTGCTTTAAATGAAAACACTCTAGCAGTGGTAAAAACACAAAATGCAAAATTAAATAGCTATACAAAATACGATCCGTTTTTAAATTTGTATTTAGTTAAAACTGATTTTAGTTTAATCCCTGCTCCTATGGGAAATGAAGAAGAATTAACACGCAATAGCTGGGTGGGAATTTTAGATCATAATAAAAGCTATATAGGGCATTTGAAGTATTTTGGGCAAAATTTAACAGAACGTGATCAGCTTGATTTTACTTCAAAGATCGGAGAATTAAATTCGCCTTGTTGTAAAATGCTAGGTATCACTTTAGATAATGGCAAGCTTATAGGAAATCGCTACTTAAAGCATTTTGCAAAATACCCTGATGTATACTGGGGCGATATCGGTGTAGATTTTGATATGCGCGATGGTAAAATTTATGTTAAAAATGTACGCAAAAACGGACAATTTTTACTCAATGATGAGCTAGTGAGTGTAGATGGTCAAGTTTATGATGATCTAAGAAAGTTGAATGAGAAAATTTTATTTGCTGATCGCGGCGCAACTTTGTACTTTAATATGCTAAGAGATAACAAAGATGTAAACATTTCTACCGTAGTTTTTGACAAAGACTTAGGAGTGTTTGCTAAACCAAAAAAAGTTGCACCGGTTAAACCAACATCATTTTATAGTAATCTAGGCTTGCGTGTTGACACAAAAATGAATGTGATAGAAGTCATTCCAAATTCTAAAGCACAAATGGCAGGATTTATGAAAGGCGATAAGATCTTAAGAGTAAACAACCAAAAAATAAACAACTTTAATGATTTTCAAGCAATCTTAGCTCAGGCTAATGCTTTTGATGTTTTGGTTTCAAGACAAGCGACAAATATCCCTTCAGCGATAAATAATGATTTTGAACATTTTAATAAAGGATATTTTGACTTTTTTATAAGGCTAAATAAGTGA
- a CDS encoding polyprenyl synthetase family protein: protein MLQKFKQHLEQNFPKSQSFHPFFNEALKWMLEAGGKHFRAQLLLGIVNAKNPALFEKALNAALALEFIHTYSLIHDDLPAMDNASLRRGKQTLHKKYDETTAILVGDALNTEAFLLLSRLDLKESVKLKLIETLAFNAGLGGMIIGQAIDCYFEDQPLNLEQVEFLHIHKTARLIAASLKMGCEICELDEKECEQIYEIGLLIGLVFQIKDDIIDATLDTQEAGKPTHNDLHKNSFVKLLGLEGAKKAKNDKIALCEEKMKNLDSKLADELQILIDKYLKG from the coding sequence ATTTTACAAAAATTCAAACAGCACTTAGAGCAAAATTTTCCTAAAAGTCAAAGTTTTCATCCATTTTTTAATGAAGCATTAAAATGGATGTTAGAAGCCGGCGGAAAGCATTTTAGAGCCCAATTACTTTTAGGGATAGTCAATGCTAAAAATCCTGCTTTGTTTGAAAAGGCTTTAAATGCAGCTTTGGCTTTAGAGTTTATCCATACTTATTCTTTAATACACGATGATTTACCTGCTATGGATAATGCTTCTTTGCGTAGAGGAAAACAAACTTTACACAAAAAATATGATGAAACCACTGCTATTTTGGTGGGCGATGCTTTGAATACTGAAGCTTTTTTACTGCTTTCAAGGCTTGATTTAAAAGAAAGTGTAAAATTAAAACTCATAGAAACTTTAGCTTTTAATGCAGGGCTTGGTGGTATGATCATCGGTCAGGCGATTGATTGTTATTTTGAAGATCAGCCACTAAATTTAGAGCAAGTAGAGTTCTTGCATATCCATAAAACTGCAAGATTAATCGCAGCAAGTTTAAAAATGGGCTGTGAAATTTGTGAGTTAGATGAAAAAGAATGCGAACAAATTTATGAAATAGGGCTTTTAATAGGCTTAGTTTTTCAAATCAAAGATGATATCATTGATGCGACTTTAGACACACAAGAAGCGGGTAAGCCAACTCACAATGATTTACATAAAAATTCTTTTGTGAAACTTTTGGGTTTAGAAGGTGCGAAAAAGGCAAAAAATGATAAAATCGCTTTATGTGAAGAAAAAATGAAAAATTTAGATTCTAAGCTTGCTGATGAGCTTCAAATTTTGATTGATAAATATTTAAAGGGTTAA
- the tkt gene encoding transketolase, with product MLQKQANTIRFLCADMVQKANSGHPGAPMGLADIISVLSTHLVHNPKDPTWLNRDRLVFSGGHASALLYSFLHLSGYDISLEDLKNFRQLHSKTPGHPEIFTPGVEIATGPLGQGIANAVGFAMAAKKASLLLGEDIINHKVYCLCGDGDLQEGISYEACSLAGVHNLDNLIIIYDSNNISIEGDVAIAFNENVKERFRAQNFEVLEIDGHDFEQIDLALKTAKESKKPCLIIAHTTIAKGALDLEGSHHSHGAPLGEELIKKAKEALGFDPQKTFEIPEDVKVRFGAAVELGDLAQAKWQDKVNKLDPSKQALLKELLEPDFSKIEFPDFKGKDLATRDSNGAILNAIAKALPGFLGGSADLGPSNKTELKDMGNFPNGKNIHYGIREHAMAAISNAFARYGLFMPYCATFFIFSEYLKPAARIAALMKIKHFFIFTHDSIGVGEDGPTHQPIEQLSTFRAMPNSLTFRVADGVENVKAWQIALKTNMPSVFVLSRQKLSALSEPVFGDVANGAYLLEENTNAQFTLLASGSEVSLCLKAAKLLKEKGVIMNVVSMPCYELFIAQEKSYKERILQGKVIGVEAANSNELYRICDEVYGIESFGESGKDKDVFEHFGFSEEKLSSYILSLC from the coding sequence ATGTTACAAAAACAAGCTAATACGATAAGATTTTTATGTGCAGATATGGTGCAAAAAGCAAATTCAGGTCACCCAGGTGCACCTATGGGCTTGGCAGATATCATAAGTGTTTTAAGCACCCATTTGGTACATAATCCAAAAGATCCAACTTGGTTAAACCGTGATAGATTAGTTTTTTCAGGTGGTCATGCAAGTGCGTTGCTTTATAGTTTTTTACATTTGAGTGGTTATGATATAAGTTTAGAGGATTTAAAAAATTTCCGCCAATTGCACTCTAAAACTCCAGGCCATCCGGAAATTTTTACTCCAGGAGTTGAGATTGCTACAGGGCCTTTAGGACAAGGTATTGCAAATGCGGTGGGTTTTGCTATGGCTGCTAAAAAAGCAAGCTTGCTTTTGGGCGAAGATATTATCAATCACAAGGTGTATTGTTTATGTGGTGATGGAGACTTGCAAGAAGGAATTTCTTATGAAGCTTGTTCTTTAGCAGGTGTGCATAATCTTGATAATTTAATCATTATTTATGATAGCAATAATATTTCAATCGAAGGTGATGTGGCAATTGCCTTTAATGAAAATGTAAAAGAGCGTTTTAGAGCGCAAAATTTTGAAGTACTTGAGATAGATGGGCATGATTTTGAGCAAATTGACTTAGCGTTAAAAACTGCTAAAGAAAGTAAAAAGCCTTGCTTGATCATCGCGCATACTACCATAGCAAAAGGCGCTTTGGATCTTGAAGGAAGTCATCATTCACACGGAGCACCTTTAGGTGAAGAGCTTATTAAAAAAGCAAAAGAAGCTTTAGGATTTGACCCACAAAAAACTTTTGAAATTCCAGAAGATGTAAAAGTGCGTTTTGGTGCAGCAGTAGAGCTTGGGGATTTAGCGCAAGCTAAGTGGCAAGATAAGGTTAACAAGCTTGATCCTTCAAAACAAGCTTTGTTAAAAGAGCTTTTAGAGCCTGATTTTTCAAAAATCGAATTTCCAGACTTTAAAGGAAAAGATCTAGCCACTAGAGATAGCAATGGTGCGATTTTAAACGCTATAGCTAAAGCTTTACCGGGATTTTTAGGTGGTAGTGCGGATTTGGGTCCATCAAATAAAACCGAACTCAAAGATATGGGTAATTTCCCAAATGGAAAAAATATCCACTATGGTATTAGAGAGCATGCGATGGCTGCGATATCAAATGCGTTTGCAAGATATGGTTTGTTTATGCCTTATTGTGCTACTTTTTTTATCTTTAGTGAGTATTTAAAACCTGCTGCAAGAATAGCAGCTTTGATGAAAATCAAACACTTTTTTATCTTTACTCACGATAGTATAGGTGTGGGCGAAGATGGTCCAACACACCAACCTATAGAACAACTTAGCACTTTTAGAGCTATGCCAAATTCACTAACATTTAGGGTAGCTGATGGGGTTGAAAATGTAAAAGCATGGCAAATAGCACTTAAAACTAATATGCCAAGTGTTTTTGTGCTATCACGTCAAAAATTAAGCGCTTTAAGCGAACCTGTTTTTGGTGATGTAGCAAATGGGGCTTATTTGCTAGAAGAAAATACCAATGCGCAATTTACACTTTTAGCTAGTGGTAGTGAGGTGTCATTGTGTCTAAAAGCAGCTAAGCTTTTAAAAGAAAAAGGCGTGATTATGAATGTGGTTTCTATGCCATGTTATGAATTATTTATCGCTCAAGAAAAATCATATAAAGAAAGAATTCTACAAGGCAAAGTTATCGGTGTTGAAGCTGCAAATTCAAATGAACTTTATAGAATTTGTGATGAGGTGTATGGCATAGAAAGCTTTGGTGAAAGTGGAAAAGATAAAGATGTATTTGAGCATTTTGGATTTAGCGAGGAGAAGTTAAGCTCTTATATTTTAAGCTTATGTTAA
- a CDS encoding MlaE family lipid ABC transporter permease subunit, translating into MIKNTKNEECVFSVFGTWDQTNAGEKHTLDLPECKNIVFDFTHLDFIDTAGIRYFLALENEFKQKGHMVTRIHLKNEHAKLFELCQKHYKSLDHTQEDKTSIRDFFEILGKRVVSSFEILIQFLNFIGLIFYTCFKTLLNPKKLRFKAFLYHVENSAINALPIIMLTSLLVGVVLAYQAAYQLSQFGANIYIVDLMGISATRELAPLISAIVIAGRSASSYTAQIGVMKLTDEIDAMKTMGFKESEFIVLPRVLALSLAMPLVVIVADILSILGGIIVAWLSLEISMNEFMSRFKEAVELKHIIIGLIKAPMFGFLIASIACFRGFFVQKTTESIGIYTTKSVVNAIFWVIAFDAIFSIFLTKAGI; encoded by the coding sequence ATCATCAAAAACACTAAAAACGAAGAATGTGTTTTTAGTGTTTTTGGCACTTGGGATCAAACTAACGCCGGAGAAAAACACACATTAGATCTTCCTGAATGTAAAAATATCGTTTTTGATTTTACTCATTTAGATTTTATAGATACTGCGGGAATTCGCTACTTTTTAGCTTTGGAGAATGAGTTTAAGCAAAAAGGTCATATGGTCACTAGAATTCATCTTAAAAATGAACATGCTAAACTTTTTGAACTTTGCCAAAAACACTATAAAAGTTTAGATCACACACAAGAAGATAAAACAAGCATTAGAGATTTTTTTGAAATTTTAGGCAAAAGAGTAGTGAGTTCTTTTGAAATTTTGATACAGTTTTTAAATTTTATAGGTTTGATTTTTTATACTTGTTTTAAAACTTTACTAAATCCCAAAAAACTTCGCTTTAAAGCATTTTTATATCATGTGGAAAATTCTGCCATTAATGCTTTGCCTATCATTATGTTAACTTCACTGCTTGTGGGTGTGGTGCTTGCATATCAAGCTGCTTATCAGCTTTCACAATTTGGTGCAAATATTTATATCGTTGATTTGATGGGAATTTCTGCCACTAGGGAGTTGGCTCCGTTGATTAGTGCTATTGTTATTGCTGGTAGGAGTGCTAGTTCTTATACAGCACAAATTGGGGTAATGAAGCTTACTGATGAAATCGATGCTATGAAAACCATGGGTTTTAAAGAAAGTGAATTTATCGTGCTTCCTAGGGTTTTGGCTTTGAGTTTGGCTATGCCTTTGGTGGTAATCGTGGCTGATATTTTAAGTATTTTGGGTGGGATTATCGTGGCGTGGCTAAGTTTAGAAATTAGCATGAATGAATTTATGAGTCGCTTTAAAGAAGCGGTGGAGTTAAAGCATATCATCATAGGTTTGATAAAAGCTCCTATGTTTGGTTTTTTGATCGCTTCTATTGCATGTTTTAGGGGATTTTTTGTGCAAAAAACAACCGAGAGTATTGGTATTTATACTACAAAAAGTGTAGTAAATGCCATCTTTTGGGTGATAGCATTTGATGCGATTTTTTCTATCTTTTTAACAAAGGCTGGAATTTGA
- a CDS encoding ABC transporter ATP-binding protein: protein MIIQAKNISTYFGDKCIHEDISFKIQENEIFGILGGSGSGKSVLLKQMLMLEHFDGGEYEILGKKLKNISDDDALFLQKQWGVVFQYGALFSFFNILENISIPLIEYTKLSKNDIKEIAMMKLKMVGLDESVARLYPSEISGGMKKRVAIARALALDSKLLFLDEPTSGLDPHSSREFDELLLSLKQSFKLCVILITHDKDSMKNVLDRFLIIEDKKVGFLGDMQTLQKDNLRLYERFMQ from the coding sequence TTGATCATACAAGCTAAAAATATCAGTACTTATTTTGGAGATAAATGCATTCATGAAGATATCAGCTTTAAAATACAAGAAAATGAAATTTTTGGTATTTTAGGTGGTAGTGGTAGTGGTAAATCTGTACTTTTAAAACAAATGCTAATGCTTGAACATTTTGATGGTGGTGAGTATGAAATTTTAGGAAAAAAATTAAAAAATATTAGCGATGATGATGCTTTATTTTTGCAAAAACAATGGGGAGTTGTTTTTCAATATGGAGCTTTGTTTAGTTTTTTTAATATCCTTGAAAATATCAGCATACCTTTAATAGAATACACAAAATTAAGCAAAAATGATATCAAAGAAATAGCTATGATGAAGCTAAAAATGGTGGGACTTGATGAGAGCGTGGCAAGGCTTTATCCAAGTGAAATAAGTGGAGGTATGAAAAAAAGAGTTGCTATAGCTAGAGCTTTAGCGCTTGATAGCAAATTGCTTTTTTTAGATGAGCCAACCTCAGGGCTTGATCCGCATAGTTCGAGGGAATTTGATGAGTTGCTTTTGAGTTTAAAACAAAGCTTTAAATTATGCGTGATTTTGATCACACATGATAAAGATAGTATGAAAAATGTATTAGATCGTTTTTTGATTATAGAAGATAAAAAAGTGGGTTTTTTGGGTGATATGCAAACATTGCAAAAAGACAATCTAAGACTTTATGAAAGGTTTATGCAATAA
- a CDS encoding MlaD family protein, with protein MENKANYILIGIFVSVLFFISLLFIVWYGNLKDEKTFKYYEIFMEESVAGLSVKAPVKFLGVDVGSVESISIDNSSKELRVKILVKLDSNLVIKTDTYASLQIQGITGFKFIQLAGGSEKAAPLQADEDTYPIIASKESFFASIDKQTNNILELMHTSKVKLESLLSDKNLKNIEQILQNTSELSAHLNTQIPVFLANLNQTSTKVAKSSDEFSKFLNQANLQLVELNKSRMLLNDNLDILRVMFLDFSHLLKNLKQNPSNIIYKDKNIQYAPGE; from the coding sequence ATGGAAAATAAAGCAAATTATATTCTAATAGGAATTTTTGTTAGTGTATTATTTTTTATCAGCTTGTTGTTTATTGTTTGGTATGGAAATTTAAAAGATGAAAAAACTTTCAAATATTATGAAATTTTCATGGAAGAATCAGTCGCAGGGCTTAGCGTAAAAGCACCTGTGAAATTTTTAGGAGTTGATGTTGGTAGTGTTGAAAGTATAAGTATTGATAATTCAAGTAAAGAATTAAGAGTAAAAATTCTAGTCAAACTCGATTCTAATTTAGTGATAAAAACAGACACTTATGCAAGTTTGCAAATTCAAGGTATAACAGGTTTTAAATTTATACAACTAGCAGGTGGAAGCGAAAAAGCTGCACCGTTACAAGCAGATGAGGATACTTACCCTATCATTGCTTCAAAAGAAAGTTTTTTTGCAAGTATTGACAAGCAAACTAACAATATCTTAGAGTTAATGCACACTTCTAAAGTAAAACTAGAAAGTCTTTTGAGTGATAAAAATTTAAAAAACATAGAACAAATTTTACAAAATACATCAGAATTATCAGCGCATTTAAACACACAAATTCCGGTTTTCTTAGCAAATTTAAACCAAACAAGCACTAAGGTTGCTAAAAGTTCAGATGAATTTTCTAAATTTTTAAATCAAGCTAATTTGCAATTGGTTGAGTTAAATAAAAGTAGAATGCTTTTGAATGATAATTTAGATATTTTAAGAGTGATGTTTTTAGATTTTTCTCATTTATTGAAGAATTTAAAACAAAATCCTTCAAACATCATCTATAAAGACAAAAACATTCAATATGCACCAGGAGAATAA